A window of the Candidatus Binatia bacterium genome harbors these coding sequences:
- a CDS encoding type IV secretion system DNA-binding domain-containing protein yields the protein MDSTPYFLTMNTNNEDAVTVLGCTTYRGTRRVFGIRRADRRAHMLLVGKTGTGKSTLLETMLLQNLATGEGFAVLDPHGDLVDRLIAHVSESRCDDVIYLDVPNPTQPWGFNPLADVPVERRPLVASQLLDVFKKLWIDSWGPRVEHLLRHTLLALLDQAQPTFADVPQLLADRDFRRDAMTHVRSRQVRAFWLREYEDYPSRLRAEVIAPLQNKVGAFLANPLLNRILTQPQQMLDLRRLMDDGKVLVVNLAKGRIGEDTAALLGSLLVASIGTAALSRADQLPHERRDYWLYLDEFSTFTTLSLATMLSELRKFRTGLICSLRYTAALSAPMQAAVFGNVGTLI from the coding sequence GTGGATTCGACCCCCTATTTTCTGACCATGAACACCAACAACGAGGACGCGGTGACCGTGCTCGGGTGCACAACCTACCGAGGGACCCGACGAGTGTTCGGCATTCGCAGGGCCGATCGCCGCGCGCACATGTTGCTCGTCGGCAAAACAGGTACAGGGAAGTCGACGCTCTTGGAGACGATGCTGCTCCAGAACCTGGCTACCGGCGAAGGCTTTGCAGTCCTCGATCCGCACGGCGATTTGGTGGATCGACTGATCGCCCACGTGTCCGAATCACGATGCGATGACGTGATCTACCTCGATGTACCGAACCCCACCCAGCCATGGGGTTTCAACCCACTTGCCGATGTCCCTGTCGAACGTCGGCCACTGGTCGCCTCTCAACTGCTCGACGTCTTCAAGAAGCTCTGGATCGACTCCTGGGGACCACGAGTCGAGCATCTCCTGCGGCACACCCTGCTCGCGCTGCTCGACCAAGCGCAGCCGACCTTCGCGGACGTGCCGCAACTGCTTGCCGACCGGGACTTCCGTCGCGACGCCATGACACACGTGCGCAGCCGGCAGGTGCGCGCCTTCTGGCTCCGGGAGTACGAAGACTATCCTAGTCGCTTGCGCGCGGAGGTGATTGCCCCGCTGCAGAATAAGGTCGGCGCCTTTCTCGCCAATCCACTGCTCAATCGGATTCTCACCCAGCCGCAACAAATGCTCGACCTGCGACGGCTGATGGACGACGGCAAGGTGCTCGTCGTCAACCTTGCCAAAGGAAGAATCGGCGAGGACACCGCGGCGCTGCTCGGCTCACTGCTTGTCGCGAGCATCGGCACCGCGGCGTTGAGCCGCGCCGATCAGCTACCGCACGAGCGCCGCGACTATTGGCTATATCTCGATGAATTCTCCACGTTCACGACGCTCAGCCTAGCCACGATGCTTTCCGAGTTGCGCAAGTTCAGAACTGGGCTCATCTGCAGCCTGCGGTACACCGCCGCACTCTCCGCGCCCATGCAGGCGGCCGTCTTCGGGAACGTCGGCACACTCATCTGA
- a CDS encoding SWIM zinc finger domain-containing protein, which yields MTNEELAKRQDRAVRETYVITQAQGGFRVYAPTDPKRAYRVTGSAEQPSCTCPDFGLHAADPTWRCKHILAVLGQQEAGNGAAAKTDPVEAEERRAIQEESRAPRKRKAVGGNSNGNGATSRAHMLVKRSVSPDGRIDSLSVEFSAPLDNLADDAVRDRAQQLIALQSSIVGGFLSRREAPPATRAVPQPNGPTPRPTPVASANGDQAVSLGVPAQLLNVAGMDGKWGRRLFINVQVNGKTLKLFGKPEELAAAVAAAGFNGVEIQEGTNLNLPCRVITKPSPDGKYTNVDRVLPANGQRQPSRSWS from the coding sequence ATGACCAACGAAGAGTTGGCAAAGCGACAGGACCGCGCCGTGCGTGAGACGTACGTCATCACGCAGGCGCAAGGAGGGTTCAGGGTGTACGCACCCACCGACCCGAAACGAGCCTATCGCGTGACGGGAAGCGCGGAGCAGCCGTCCTGCACGTGCCCGGACTTCGGACTGCATGCAGCCGACCCAACGTGGCGCTGCAAGCACATCCTGGCCGTCCTGGGACAACAAGAAGCCGGAAACGGTGCAGCGGCCAAAACCGACCCGGTCGAGGCCGAAGAACGACGGGCGATCCAGGAGGAGAGCCGCGCACCGCGGAAACGGAAGGCCGTGGGCGGGAACAGCAACGGCAACGGAGCCACCAGTAGGGCTCACATGCTCGTCAAGCGCAGTGTCAGTCCGGACGGGCGTATCGACTCGTTGTCGGTGGAGTTTTCCGCTCCGCTCGACAACCTGGCGGACGATGCGGTCCGCGATCGAGCCCAACAGCTCATCGCGCTCCAGTCGTCGATCGTCGGCGGCTTTCTCAGCCGTCGTGAAGCACCGCCTGCAACACGGGCGGTCCCGCAACCGAACGGGCCCACTCCGCGGCCCACGCCCGTAGCGTCCGCAAATGGGGATCAAGCCGTGTCACTGGGCGTACCCGCGCAGTTGCTCAACGTCGCCGGAATGGACGGCAAGTGGGGTCGCCGTCTCTTCATCAACGTGCAGGTGAACGGCAAGACCTTGAAGCTCTTCGGCAAGCCCGAGGAACTCGCCGCCGCGGTGGCCGCAGCCGGCTTCAACGGTGTCGAGATCCAGGAAGGGACCAATCTCAACCTGCCGTGCCGGGTGATCACCAAGCCCAGCCCCGACGGCAAGTACACCAACGTCGACCGCGTGCTGCCGGCGAATGGCCAGCGACAGCCGAGCAGGAGCTGGTCATGA
- a CDS encoding PD-(D/E)XK nuclease family protein, which yields MNGSVAGSETRGVSSETPYLSHSRVNRYLHCPEQYRLYYVERLRPKVQDAALIFGQLVHEAIAHFFRKGVLPADSFANAWSVLHNEPLNYSQRDSWEILRAKAIALLTKFLEEEVPRLGNVTAIEKPFTLRITSLNLSLVGVIDLVAELDDVPTVIDFKTTTAAYQDHDVQLSDQLTAYQLAEPEAQQVALCVFVRTKEPRIDWHLSARQPAHLAEYLAKADLVGRAITAGHYYKRPGKWCGYCDYLPVCLGDQQQVDETLVQVTTRS from the coding sequence ATGAATGGGAGTGTTGCCGGATCGGAAACCAGGGGCGTCTCTTCGGAGACGCCCTACCTCTCTCACTCCCGGGTGAACCGCTACCTCCACTGTCCCGAGCAGTACCGACTGTATTACGTCGAACGGTTGCGGCCGAAGGTACAAGATGCCGCATTGATTTTCGGCCAGCTCGTGCACGAGGCCATCGCCCATTTCTTCCGGAAGGGCGTGCTGCCGGCCGATTCGTTCGCCAATGCGTGGAGCGTACTCCACAACGAGCCGTTGAATTACAGCCAGCGCGACTCCTGGGAGATCTTGCGAGCGAAGGCCATCGCGCTACTCACGAAGTTTCTGGAGGAAGAAGTCCCGCGACTCGGGAATGTGACGGCGATCGAAAAGCCTTTCACGTTGCGCATCACTTCCCTCAACCTTTCACTGGTCGGCGTCATCGACCTCGTCGCCGAACTCGACGATGTGCCGACGGTGATCGACTTCAAGACCACCACCGCCGCCTACCAGGACCACGACGTGCAGCTTTCCGACCAACTGACCGCCTACCAGCTCGCCGAGCCGGAGGCACAGCAAGTCGCGCTGTGCGTCTTCGTCCGGACCAAAGAGCCGCGGATCGACTGGCACCTCAGCGCCCGGCAGCCGGCACACCTCGCCGAGTACCTCGCCAAGGCCGACCTCGTCGGCCGCGCCATCACCGCCGGCCACTACTACAAACGGCCCGGCAAATGGTGCGGCTACTGCGACTACCTGCCGGTGTGCCTCGGGGACCAGCAACAGGTCGACGAGACACTGGTGCAGGTCACAACACGTTCCTGA
- a CDS encoding PIN domain-containing protein has translation MSADRALLDTNILIYALDPTSEFHAASDALLERTKTAGAGLCIAPQNLAEFFAIVTNARRVATPRQPEEALAVIEQLLERPGLELLPVPTDVVARWITLARRRPVAGGDLFDIQLIATMLGNGITRIFTFNRDDFVPFSELDVITPTAGEPEPSPATERPPKNT, from the coding sequence ATGTCGGCTGATCGAGCGCTGCTGGATACCAACATCCTCATCTATGCTCTCGATCCCACATCCGAGTTCCACGCGGCGAGTGATGCGCTTTTGGAACGGACCAAGACGGCCGGTGCCGGCCTGTGCATCGCGCCGCAGAACCTTGCCGAGTTTTTTGCCATCGTAACAAACGCTCGCCGGGTAGCCACTCCGCGCCAGCCCGAGGAGGCGTTGGCGGTTATCGAGCAGTTACTGGAACGACCTGGGTTGGAATTGCTCCCGGTGCCCACAGACGTGGTCGCGCGATGGATCACGCTCGCGCGGCGCCGTCCGGTAGCTGGCGGCGATCTCTTCGATATCCAGCTCATCGCCACAATGCTCGGAAACGGCATCACCCGGATCTTTACCTTCAATCGCGACGACTTCGTCCCCTTCTCCGAGCTTGACGTAATAACACCGACCGCCGGTGAGCCGGAGCCGAGCCCAGCTACAGAACGCCCCCCGAAAAACACGTAG